A genomic segment from Gadus morhua chromosome 4, gadMor3.0, whole genome shotgun sequence encodes:
- the tspan12 gene encoding tetraspanin-12 isoform X1, producing the protein MAREDAVRCLRCLLYALNLLFWLMSACVLGVAASLRDHLSLVLTLTAHTRLEEAAVLTYSPAVHPVIITVCCFLVIVAMVGYCGTLRCSLLLLTWYFVSLLLIFCVELASGVWTYDEPAVQRSDMISLKARMSSFGLQHYQWLTHTWNVFQTEFKCCGVIYFTDWLEVTDMEWPPDSCCTNQYPGCAHHAHQRDLSDLHQEGCGPKIFSFIRGTQQLHMLRFLGVFIGVLQILAMVLTLTLLWALHYHPAPPLGPPAAAPRPSDPPAPLPADDPTAPLMASAGLWASPPGRTCRTPPTTTPPTRNPLQYDPHVDMRRLAS; encoded by the exons ATGGCTCGCGAGGACGCAGTGAGGTGTCTGCGCTGCCTGCTTTACGCCCTCAACCTGCTGTTCTGG CTGATGTCAGCATGTGTTCTGGGCGTGGCGGCGTCCCTCAGAGACCACCTGAGCCTGGTGCTGACCCTGACCGCCCACACCAG gctggAGGAGGCGGCCGTCCTTACCTACTCCCCGGCCGTCCACCCGGTCATCATCACTGTCTGCTGCTTCCTGGTCATCGTGGCCATGGTGGGCTACTGCGGGACCCTGCGGtgcagcctgctgctgctgacctGG TACTTTGTGAGCCTGCTGCTGATCTTCTGTGTGGAGCTGGCCAGTGGGGTGTGGACCTACGATGAG ccgGCCGTCCAGAGGTCAGATATGATCAGCCTGAAGGCCAGGATGTCGTCCTTCGGCCTGCAGCACTACCAgtggctcacacacacctggaacGTCTTCCAGACCGAG TTTAAGTGCTGCGGGGTGATCTACTTCACCGATTGGCTGGAGGTGACGGACATGGAATGGCCGCCAGACTCCTGCTGCACCAATCAGTATCCAGGATGCGCTCACCACGCCCACCAGAGGGACCTGAGCGACCTGCAccaggag GGCTGCGGTCCTAAGATCTTCAGCTTCATCCGCGGGACGCAGCAGCTCCACATGCTGCGCTTCCTGGGCGTGTTCATCGGCGTGCTGCAGATCCTGGCCATGGTGCTCACCCTGACGTTGCTCTGGGCGCTCCACTACCACCCCGCCCCGCCGCTGGGCCCCCCCGCCGCAGCCCCCCGTCCCTccgacccccccgcccccctccctgccgACGACCCCACCGCCCCGCTCATGGCGTCCGCGGGCCTCTGGGCCTCGCCGCCCGGCCGGACCTgcaggaccccccccaccacgaccccccccaccaggaACCCCCTACAGTACGACCCCCACGTGGACATGAGGCGCCTGGCGtcctag
- the tspan12 gene encoding tetraspanin-12 isoform X2 has protein sequence MSACVLGVAASLRDHLSLVLTLTAHTRLEEAAVLTYSPAVHPVIITVCCFLVIVAMVGYCGTLRCSLLLLTWYFVSLLLIFCVELASGVWTYDEPAVQRSDMISLKARMSSFGLQHYQWLTHTWNVFQTEFKCCGVIYFTDWLEVTDMEWPPDSCCTNQYPGCAHHAHQRDLSDLHQEGCGPKIFSFIRGTQQLHMLRFLGVFIGVLQILAMVLTLTLLWALHYHPAPPLGPPAAAPRPSDPPAPLPADDPTAPLMASAGLWASPPGRTCRTPPTTTPPTRNPLQYDPHVDMRRLAS, from the exons ATGTCAGCATGTGTTCTGGGCGTGGCGGCGTCCCTCAGAGACCACCTGAGCCTGGTGCTGACCCTGACCGCCCACACCAG gctggAGGAGGCGGCCGTCCTTACCTACTCCCCGGCCGTCCACCCGGTCATCATCACTGTCTGCTGCTTCCTGGTCATCGTGGCCATGGTGGGCTACTGCGGGACCCTGCGGtgcagcctgctgctgctgacctGG TACTTTGTGAGCCTGCTGCTGATCTTCTGTGTGGAGCTGGCCAGTGGGGTGTGGACCTACGATGAG ccgGCCGTCCAGAGGTCAGATATGATCAGCCTGAAGGCCAGGATGTCGTCCTTCGGCCTGCAGCACTACCAgtggctcacacacacctggaacGTCTTCCAGACCGAG TTTAAGTGCTGCGGGGTGATCTACTTCACCGATTGGCTGGAGGTGACGGACATGGAATGGCCGCCAGACTCCTGCTGCACCAATCAGTATCCAGGATGCGCTCACCACGCCCACCAGAGGGACCTGAGCGACCTGCAccaggag GGCTGCGGTCCTAAGATCTTCAGCTTCATCCGCGGGACGCAGCAGCTCCACATGCTGCGCTTCCTGGGCGTGTTCATCGGCGTGCTGCAGATCCTGGCCATGGTGCTCACCCTGACGTTGCTCTGGGCGCTCCACTACCACCCCGCCCCGCCGCTGGGCCCCCCCGCCGCAGCCCCCCGTCCCTccgacccccccgcccccctccctgccgACGACCCCACCGCCCCGCTCATGGCGTCCGCGGGCCTCTGGGCCTCGCCGCCCGGCCGGACCTgcaggaccccccccaccacgaccccccccaccaggaACCCCCTACAGTACGACCCCCACGTGGACATGAGGCGCCTGGCGtcctag